CTAGACTTATAGCGTGATGCCCCTAGGTATACAGAGAGGATACCATTCATTTTTAAACACTTTTTATGAATGAAAACGACATATACGCCATATTGAAAGGGCTTGGGTTTGTGGGTAGCGAGGTTAAGACATATTTGGCAAGTCTTGAGCATGGCCCTGCAACAGTTATTGAATTAACGAAAATGACAAAGCTATCTCGTCAGGCAACCTATGTTGTTATTGATTCATTGACAGCACGGGGACTCATGTCGAGCCTTATCAAAGGAAAGAAGCGTTACTACGTATCCGAAGATCCGGAGAAATTACTCGCGTATTCACGGCGGCATGATCTTGAAATGGAAGAGCGTCTTAGAGATTTGGAGCGCGTTATGCCCGAGCTCAAACTCAAGCAATCGGGAGATCGTCCGGTGGTGAAATTGTATGAGGGGAAGGAGGGAATATTCACCATTCTTGAAGATTTAATAACTTCAAAACCCAAGGTGTTTTATGAAATCACAGATTTGGATAGTATAAAAAATATTTTACGCTCCGAAGATCTTATTGAACAGCGCAGGCGAATGAAGAAAGCCGGTATTTCGGGTAAGGGAATTATTTCAGGAGAAACCGAAGGAGAAATTGTCGATGCGCAACGATGTTTTTTGCCTAAAGACGATGCAGGATTTAAAGCAGATATTCTTGTATATAACAATAAAGTAGCTTTTTTGTCGTGCGTTGGGAAATTACCACTTGTTGTTATTGAAAGCGAAGTCATTGCTCAAACAATGCGTATTCTTTTTAACCATGCTTTCAAAGAATTAGGAAAATAAAAAAAGGCGGCTTTGCCTATGCATGGTCGCTGTATTGAGATTTAATCTCTTTTATGGACGCAAGCGTTGCAATCCGGATGATACAGCTATGGCTAGGCGTGCCGCCACAAGGTTACTATGTCTCGAGTAGATTAACTAGGGTGTCGCTAACCTCGGCATGCGATCAGACAACGCCCACCTCGAGCCCCCTTTCTCTTTCCTACCGCTCCACTTTGTGATGTGCCGATATCCACCGCGGGACTGGGATCGTAATCCCTGCGAACCCCCTGTCCGCATCGATTCGCAAAGTGTCTTGAGCGTGCGTGGTAGGAGAAAAGAATTGAGTGCGTGACCCTCCCGACCTTTCCCGACTTAATTCTTGACGTAGGCCGTCTCGGAAAAGCGAAAAAGGAATCACACATCTATTCTATCTCCCCCTAATGTACAATGACTCTTTTCAGGCGCGCTGCCTTTGAGAGTACTAGGGGAGTCTATCACGAGACCCATAAACTGTCAAGGGGTTTTTTGACCAAAAAGATAACTGATTTTTCGCTTGAGTACTGAGCCGGTATCCGATGTTGAAAGCCTCATTCGACGAAGTTCAAATAATGAATGCCGCGAATGAAGAACCCCACCCTTTGTAGAGACAGCCGCAGTATAGCCAGCTTGTTGCACCAAAGTGGCAATTTCTGGTGTGTAATTTCCATATGGATAGCAGAATATCGAGATCGGGTGTCCAAGCTTTTGCTCTAATATGCTCTTACTTTGTTCAATTTCATATCTTGCTTTGTTGGAAGGGAGTTTGCCGAGCATGGGATGGTTGAGCGTATGCGATTCTATTGCAACAAGTCCGCTTCTATTAAGCTCTTTGATTTGGTCCCACGTAACGTAATCAGGAGTACCGACACGATTGATAATGACAAAAAGCGTTGCATGAAATCCGTAACGTTTGAGAAGGGGCCATGCATACGTATAAAAATCTTGGTAGCCGTCATCAAATGTGAGCGCAAATGAATACTTGTCAGGCATCTTCCCATGAGAAAGGTTTGTAGCAAAATCGCTAAGTCGCATGCTTTGGTATCCACTGGATTTGAGATAAAGAAGCTGAGCTTCAAATGCATCCGGTGTTACCGAAAGCCCTTGTGCAAGTTGGGACATATCCGATGTAATGGGGCGGATATGATGGTAGAGAATAATAGGGAAACTCTCAGTCTGAGAGATTGGTGCGGCGAGTTTGTGTTGTGCATGTGCTGGCTGCTGGAGCATATGCAGTACATACCCGGGATTGAAAACAAGTGCAATAAACATGCTTATAGTGCCAAATTTGCGTCCAGATACTTGCATAGCATCGAAAAATATAATAGGATCATGAGATCAACTAGTGTAGACAAAAGCTGCTTCTATGTCAAAAAGAGAAAAAAATAACTCGCTTGTAACAATCGGTATATGGATGGGTATTTTTGTTGTTACCATTGCAGTCGTAGCGGGTCTTGCTATTGCAAGTCAAAAAAAGAGCGAGGTTGATTCTGACAAAAATTCAACAGCATTATCTGAAAGCATTACAGCTCAAGATCATGTGCGTGGCAATCCGATGTCACGTATTACGCTTGTGGAATACAGCGATTTTCAGTGTCCGGCGTGCGGCGCATATTACCCGCTTCTCAAGCAGTTGGATGGCGAATACGGCAATCGTATTCAGACGGTATATCGGAATTTTCCATTGGTGCAAATTCATAAACACGCTCTGCTGGCTGCCCAAGCAGCTGAAGCTGCCGGTAAGCAAGGGAAGTTTTATGAAATGCACGATCTGCTTTTTGAGCATCAAACCGAATGGCCTGAAGCTGCAAATGTCAAAGACACACTTCTTTCCTATGCAGACCAACTGAAGCTTGACCGAGCGCAGTTTGAAAAAGATTTGAACAGCTCCGATGTGCAAGGTAAAATTGATGCCGACCAAAAAAGCGGAAACCGCTCCGGCATTCAAGGTACGCCAACATTTTTTTTGAATGGCGTAAAGATTGACAGCCCTCGATCGTATGATGAATTCAAACAGACAATCGACAAAGCTCTCAGCGAAGGAACATAGTCTTATTGTCGCCGGCTGTGCTGTGGCGTTTTTTGGATTTATCGACGCGCTGTATTTGACCGTCCACCACTATATCGACATTCCGCTTCCCTGTACCATTCTCAATGGATGCGATGTGGTCACAACAAGCGCTTATTCAATGATTGGACCTATTCCTATCGCATCTCTGGGTACACTGTACTATATAGCTGTTTTTTTTGGATTTTTGTTGTATCGAGAAACGGCTAACGTACTCTTTGTGCGCCTCACTGCTGCGCTCATAGCCGGAGCGTTTTCTTTTTCAGCATGGCTTGTCTATCTTCAGGGATTTGTGCTTCATTCATGGTGCCAGTACTGTGTTGTATCAGCATTGTTTACTACCATTTTATTTATTCTTATTAGTCTTTTGCTGTTTTTCATCCGCCCAAACACGCAGCGTGTATGAAAGATGTGATATACTTACAGAACTATGCCGCAACCGAAAATAGAACAACAACAACAAAAACTTGATACAGAGAGTAGGGCGGTTGTCGAAAAAGCCTTGGTAACTAAAGAAAATGTAACTTTTGATCGAGTGCATAGTGCTGCAGATAAGCTTACACAGCGGATGACCGAAAGCAATTCCTCTGCACGAAATCGCTTTAGGGAAAAATCCCCAACGTTTGTAGAAAAAGCAAAAGGTCTTTTTGAAACAATGATTAAGAAAGTAGAAGATGTTAAGGGGCGCATGACCGCATTAGCAGAGAGTGTAAAAGCGCGGTCGCAAAAAGGGGCAGAAACAGGAACAAAAACAGAACAAGCGCTTATTGATATGCAAAAGTCATTTGAAGCAAAGAGTCCTGAAGAGCAAAAGCAAGTACTGCAAAAAGGCATTGAACTCGTTGCTTCATTGAATACAATGATTAAAAGCGGAGATGTTTCGCAAAAGACAGAGGGCGGACGTAGTGAACTGGAACGCGTTCTTCTCGAAGAAAAAATCCCCTTTACCATGCGAGTACCCGTTTCTGATTCCGTAACATTTCGGCGGGCAGGAGGCTATAAGAATGAACAGCAAACATTTTTTAGCGATAAAGACCTTCAAGCATACAAGGGGCGTATGAACGCCGAGGGAGGTGTCATTGTGTTTGTTGATCGAGGAGGA
The window above is part of the Patescibacteria group bacterium genome. Proteins encoded here:
- a CDS encoding helix-turn-helix domain-containing protein, with protein sequence MNENDIYAILKGLGFVGSEVKTYLASLEHGPATVIELTKMTKLSRQATYVVIDSLTARGLMSSLIKGKKRYYVSEDPEKLLAYSRRHDLEMEERLRDLERVMPELKLKQSGDRPVVKLYEGKEGIFTILEDLITSKPKVFYEITDLDSIKNILRSEDLIEQRRRMKKAGISGKGIISGETEGEIVDAQRCFLPKDDAGFKADILVYNNKVAFLSCVGKLPLVVIESEVIAQTMRILFNHAFKELGK
- a CDS encoding polysaccharide deacetylase family protein, with amino-acid sequence MQVSGRKFGTISMFIALVFNPGYVLHMLQQPAHAQHKLAAPISQTESFPIILYHHIRPITSDMSQLAQGLSVTPDAFEAQLLYLKSSGYQSMRLSDFATNLSHGKMPDKYSFALTFDDGYQDFYTYAWPLLKRYGFHATLFVIINRVGTPDYVTWDQIKELNRSGLVAIESHTLNHPMLGKLPSNKARYEIEQSKSILEQKLGHPISIFCYPYGNYTPEIATLVQQAGYTAAVSTKGGVLHSRHSLFELRRMRLSTSDTGSVLKRKISYLFGQKTP
- a CDS encoding thioredoxin domain-containing protein; its protein translation is MSKREKNNSLVTIGIWMGIFVVTIAVVAGLAIASQKKSEVDSDKNSTALSESITAQDHVRGNPMSRITLVEYSDFQCPACGAYYPLLKQLDGEYGNRIQTVYRNFPLVQIHKHALLAAQAAEAAGKQGKFYEMHDLLFEHQTEWPEAANVKDTLLSYADQLKLDRAQFEKDLNSSDVQGKIDADQKSGNRSGIQGTPTFFLNGVKIDSPRSYDEFKQTIDKALSEGT
- a CDS encoding vitamin K epoxide reductase family protein codes for the protein MMNSNRQSTKLSAKEHSLIVAGCAVAFFGFIDALYLTVHHYIDIPLPCTILNGCDVVTTSAYSMIGPIPIASLGTLYYIAVFFGFLLYRETANVLFVRLTAALIAGAFSFSAWLVYLQGFVLHSWCQYCVVSALFTTILFILISLLLFFIRPNTQRV